A section of the Enterococcus montenegrensis genome encodes:
- a CDS encoding replication initiation factor domain-containing protein, translating to MTKSTQNVLGKVDWFQAVLHQVSYQTVFQDLLKISLESVSIQAGSLKHEEYDTVYTCGFLKYYTYHQPEKAKERGTLVLSGQACTTYEWILLSYKPKANVFQELATRFYEYASQTAFTFEIKRLDLALDDYNEVPYFTVEQLHNKLKRKRFLSKGRSYQLHDSEFDAKQRAKTVSIGVRGSACMFRAYDKAKEMAKDFDGVKQEEILARAPQIRLEVETRNEVADSLFRTIAFLPQDQYIANLIRGFLQTELTFYTDGSLKQVCRWWQDYLKPSLVPTITRQYQVSSFDRSLNWYEYGGPMALTQALFFLHHEGVGIDPSLLEIRPNYEWTPELSDRMIQYVSEQQRPDLIPLIQERTKKASVTSQ from the coding sequence ATGACCAAAAGTACCCAGAATGTGCTAGGAAAAGTAGACTGGTTTCAAGCCGTCTTGCATCAAGTCAGTTATCAGACGGTCTTTCAAGACTTATTAAAAATCAGTTTAGAATCCGTCTCGATTCAAGCAGGCAGTTTAAAACATGAAGAATACGATACTGTGTACACCTGTGGTTTTCTCAAATACTACACCTATCATCAGCCAGAAAAGGCCAAAGAACGCGGAACCCTTGTCTTAAGCGGGCAAGCCTGTACCACCTATGAATGGATTTTGCTTTCGTATAAGCCCAAGGCGAATGTCTTTCAAGAACTCGCCACCCGTTTTTACGAGTATGCTAGTCAAACCGCCTTCACCTTTGAAATCAAGCGGCTAGATTTAGCCTTAGATGATTACAATGAAGTGCCCTACTTCACGGTAGAACAACTCCACAATAAGTTGAAACGGAAGCGATTCCTTTCAAAAGGACGAAGCTATCAACTCCATGACAGCGAGTTTGATGCCAAACAACGGGCAAAAACGGTTAGTATCGGCGTTCGAGGATCGGCTTGTATGTTTCGTGCCTACGACAAAGCCAAAGAAATGGCCAAAGATTTTGATGGAGTGAAACAAGAGGAAATTCTGGCTCGGGCTCCCCAAATTCGGTTGGAAGTCGAAACACGAAATGAAGTGGCAGATAGTCTCTTTCGAACCATTGCTTTTTTACCGCAAGATCAATATATCGCAAACTTAATTCGAGGATTTCTACAAACGGAACTTACCTTTTACACCGACGGCTCCTTAAAGCAGGTCTGTCGTTGGTGGCAGGACTACCTAAAACCAAGTCTAGTTCCCACTATCACCCGGCAATATCAAGTGAGTAGCTTTGACCGTTCCTTGAACTGGTATGAATACGGTGGACCCATGGCATTAACTCAGGCACTCTTTTTCTTGCATCATGAGGGTGTCGGGATTGACCCAAGTTTGTTAGAGATTCGTCCCAATTATGAATGGACACCCGAACTTTCTGATCGCATGATTCAATACGTCAGTGAGCAACAACGTCCCGATTTGATTCCACTTATTCAAGAACGCACCAAAAAAGCGTCCGTCACTTCCCAATAA
- a CDS encoding TetR/AcrR family transcriptional regulator, producing the protein MGTKEKIISAARNLIYKKGYNNTSIRDILAAADAGKGQLYYYFDSKKSIGIEVIRENVKSWQNELFDDILAPSLNPQHDFEAMLDWVYSFHKDQNRYYGCPMGNLIVELSLEDEDFRDLLNDFMNEWIISLAKNLLSFSSLSFEESQIEARSIIAQIQGGIVLLKVTQDLSVLDETIKSLKKRYLVVTN; encoded by the coding sequence TTGGGAACGAAGGAAAAGATAATTTCGGCGGCACGCAATTTAATTTATAAAAAAGGTTATAACAATACTTCTATTCGGGATATTTTAGCAGCAGCGGATGCAGGTAAGGGACAATTGTATTACTATTTTGATTCTAAAAAAAGTATTGGTATAGAAGTAATCCGTGAAAACGTTAAGTCTTGGCAAAATGAGCTGTTCGATGATATATTGGCTCCCAGTTTAAATCCTCAACATGATTTTGAAGCAATGTTGGATTGGGTTTATTCATTTCATAAAGATCAGAATCGTTATTATGGATGTCCAATGGGAAATTTAATTGTCGAATTATCACTGGAGGATGAGGACTTTCGTGATTTACTAAATGATTTTATGAATGAGTGGATTATTTCTTTAGCTAAAAATTTACTTTCTTTTAGTTCGTTGAGTTTTGAGGAATCTCAAATTGAAGCGAGATCAATTATTGCTCAGATTCAAGGAGGTATTGTATTATTAAAGGTCACACAAGATCTGTCAGTGTTAGATGAAACAATTAAATCATTAAAGAAAAGGTATTTGGTTGTGACAAATTGA
- a CDS encoding FAD-dependent oxidoreductase, with translation MNKYENIIVGFGKGGKTLAKTLTAKGQSVLVIEKSKRMYGGTCINIGCIPSKSLILNGEKKMSFSTAIEHKEKLIGMLRNKNYHMISDEATGEVLDGTAKFVADHILEVTLPDGSIKQVEGERIFINTGAVPVIPPIVGLRESTYLLDSTSAMDQEKLPDNLVIIGAGYIGLEFASMFNSYGSKVTVLDASTDFISREDDDVSELIYNDLVEAGIEFHLGVSIDKVKDHADFAEVTYTENGEKKIVKANKVLAATGRKPNTSELGLENTSIQVTDRGAIVVDDFLRTTADDVWAIGDVKGGLQFTYISLDDYRIILSQLFGEEERKVSDRVVVPYSVFITPPLSNVGLTEKEAQKRNIDYKIFKLMAAGVPKAQVLEDARGVFKILVDPKTEQILGATIYAEESHEVINLIALAIKANLPYTMLRDTIYTHPTMSESLNDVLK, from the coding sequence ATGAATAAGTATGAAAATATTATCGTTGGCTTTGGTAAGGGAGGAAAAACACTCGCAAAAACATTAACAGCTAAAGGTCAATCCGTATTAGTAATCGAAAAATCTAAGAGAATGTATGGTGGAACTTGTATTAATATTGGCTGTATCCCATCCAAGTCATTAATTTTAAATGGTGAAAAAAAAATGAGCTTCAGCACTGCTATAGAACATAAAGAGAAATTGATTGGTATGCTGAGAAATAAGAATTATCATATGATCTCAGATGAAGCAACGGGAGAAGTGTTAGATGGAACTGCTAAGTTTGTTGCTGATCACATTCTGGAAGTGACTTTGCCCGATGGTTCAATAAAACAAGTTGAAGGTGAAAGAATCTTTATTAACACTGGAGCTGTTCCAGTCATTCCTCCAATAGTAGGATTGAGGGAAAGTACTTATTTGCTAGACTCTACTAGTGCAATGGATCAGGAGAAGTTGCCAGACAATCTTGTTATCATAGGTGCTGGATATATTGGGTTAGAATTTGCCTCTATGTTTAACAGCTATGGTAGTAAGGTGACTGTTTTGGATGCTAGTACTGATTTTATTTCTAGAGAAGACGATGATGTTTCAGAATTGATCTATAATGATTTAGTTGAGGCTGGTATTGAATTCCATTTAGGTGTTTCTATTGATAAAGTGAAAGATCATGCGGATTTTGCCGAAGTAACTTATACCGAAAACGGCGAGAAGAAAATCGTCAAAGCAAACAAAGTTCTAGCAGCTACAGGGAGGAAGCCAAATACATCGGAGCTAGGTTTAGAAAATACAAGTATTCAGGTAACTGATCGCGGTGCTATAGTAGTTGATGATTTTTTAAGAACCACTGCTGACGATGTTTGGGCTATTGGAGATGTTAAAGGTGGATTACAATTTACTTATATTTCTTTGGACGATTATCGCATTATTTTAAGTCAATTGTTTGGGGAAGAAGAACGAAAAGTTTCAGACAGAGTAGTTGTTCCTTATAGTGTATTTATTACACCGCCATTGTCTAACGTTGGGTTAACAGAAAAAGAAGCCCAAAAAAGGAATATCGACTATAAAATATTTAAGTTAATGGCTGCTGGAGTACCTAAAGCACAAGTACTTGAAGATGCGAGAGGTGTTTTTAAAATTTTAGTAGATCCTAAAACTGAACAGATATTAGGGGCAACTATTTATGCAGAGGAATCTCATGAAGTAATTAATTTGATTGCCTTAGCTATTAAGGCTAACCTCCCATATACAATGCTACGTGATACTATTTACACACACCCAACTATGAGCGAATCTTTAAATGACGTATTAAAATAG
- a CDS encoding aminoglycoside phosphotransferase family protein, which yields MLTLASVKNLISHQFPQWQDLEITFVKNSGHDNQTFHLGQNMTIRLPRSAKYEPQIKKESIWLPVLAKHLSFHIPTPLGLGHPSVLYPSFWSVNQFISGETLTRKNVANLSLLALDLTKFLVELQKVPITTAPAAGNHNFFRGANPSVYHDEVISTFTTLQNDLPVKQLEKIWLNAITSSWEHAPVWLHGDIAPGNLIVQKGRLHGVIDFGIMAVGDPACDYAMAWSFFEKESRSVFLANLDEELINRAKGWALWKALITYRNPNTKIAANFIRFKITDRLLI from the coding sequence ATGCTAACGCTTGCTTCAGTTAAAAATTTAATTTCACACCAATTTCCCCAATGGCAAGATCTCGAGATTACCTTTGTCAAAAATAGCGGACATGATAACCAAACCTTTCATTTGGGTCAAAATATGACAATCCGCCTGCCACGTTCAGCAAAATATGAACCGCAAATAAAAAAAGAAAGTATTTGGCTACCTGTCTTAGCTAAACACTTGAGTTTTCATATTCCAACACCACTTGGTTTAGGCCATCCTAGTGTCTTATATCCTTCTTTTTGGTCAGTCAACCAGTTCATCTCCGGAGAAACACTTACAAGAAAAAACGTTGCCAATCTTTCTTTATTGGCCTTGGACTTAACTAAATTTTTAGTGGAGTTGCAAAAAGTACCTATTACAACTGCACCAGCTGCAGGAAATCACAATTTTTTTAGAGGTGCCAATCCTAGTGTTTATCATGACGAAGTTATAAGTACTTTCACCACTTTGCAAAACGATTTACCCGTAAAGCAATTAGAAAAAATTTGGCTAAATGCCATTACTTCTTCTTGGGAACACGCACCTGTTTGGCTTCACGGCGATATCGCACCAGGAAATTTGATTGTACAAAAAGGTCGACTTCATGGCGTCATTGATTTTGGCATCATGGCCGTTGGCGACCCTGCTTGTGATTACGCTATGGCTTGGAGCTTTTTTGAAAAAGAGAGCCGCTCGGTTTTTCTCGCAAATTTAGATGAAGAGCTCATAAATCGGGCCAAGGGCTGGGCACTTTGGAAAGCACTGATAACCTATCGTAATCCAAATACGAAAATTGCAGCAAATTTTATTAGATTCAAAATAACTGATAGACTTCTCATTTAG
- a CDS encoding amino acid ABC transporter ATP-binding protein has translation MSVLIDVKGLHKSFKNNKVLKGIDTQIQKGEVVVVIGPSGSGKSTFLRCLNLLETPTQGEIFFENQNITDSKNDLYQMREKMGMVFQNFNLFPNMKVLDNITLAPRKVKNITNAEAETIARELLRKVGLADKAMAYPQSLSGGQKQRIAIARALAMQPDVMLFDEPTSALDPEMVGEVLQVMQDLAKEGMTMVIVTHEMGFAKEVGDRVLFMDEGIIREEGTPTEIFDHPQNKRTADFLSKVLS, from the coding sequence ATGTCTGTTTTAATTGATGTCAAAGGTCTGCATAAGTCTTTTAAAAATAACAAGGTTTTGAAAGGAATTGATACACAAATTCAAAAAGGAGAAGTTGTGGTCGTCATTGGGCCATCAGGTTCAGGCAAAAGTACTTTTTTACGTTGTTTGAATTTATTAGAGACGCCGACACAAGGTGAAATATTTTTTGAAAATCAAAATATAACCGATTCAAAAAATGATTTGTACCAAATGCGCGAAAAGATGGGGATGGTTTTTCAAAATTTTAATTTATTTCCTAATATGAAGGTTTTAGATAATATTACGTTAGCACCTCGGAAAGTTAAAAACATCACCAATGCGGAAGCTGAAACAATTGCCCGAGAGTTATTACGAAAAGTTGGCTTGGCTGACAAGGCTATGGCCTATCCCCAGTCGTTATCCGGTGGTCAAAAACAACGAATAGCTATTGCCAGAGCGTTAGCCATGCAACCAGATGTCATGCTTTTTGACGAGCCAACCTCAGCGCTTGATCCAGAAATGGTGGGTGAAGTTCTACAAGTTATGCAAGACTTAGCTAAAGAAGGGATGACAATGGTGATTGTTACCCATGAAATGGGCTTTGCTAAAGAGGTAGGCGATCGTGTCTTGTTTATGGACGAAGGAATTATTCGAGAAGAAGGAACACCGACAGAAATTTTTGATCATCCGCAAAATAAACGGACCGCTGATTTTTTATCAAAAGTTTTATCCTAA
- a CDS encoding amino acid ABC transporter permease, whose amino-acid sequence MDFSFLTEYYPYFLYGTVITLIISVVTIIIGTIIGVLMALAKLSFVAPLRWLANIYIEVFRCTPMLIQIMIGFVLLQGTFSAPTIDIGILKLDFTRLIPGIIVISLNSGAYVAEIVRGGIQSVDSGQSEAAGSLGLKPMQAMRYVIFPQALRNILPPMGNEFIILIKDSSLLSTIGIYELMNTAQIVITNSYIPLEPYFVAAAIYFVITFSTGRILAWWEQKMGVGYSR is encoded by the coding sequence ATGGATTTTTCTTTTTTAACTGAATATTATCCGTATTTCTTATATGGAACGGTTATTACGCTAATCATCTCAGTAGTAACAATTATTATTGGAACCATCATCGGAGTTCTAATGGCATTGGCCAAACTTAGTTTTGTAGCGCCATTAAGATGGCTGGCAAATATTTATATTGAAGTATTCCGCTGCACGCCAATGCTGATTCAAATTATGATTGGTTTTGTCTTGTTGCAAGGAACTTTTTCTGCACCGACAATTGATATTGGTATTTTAAAATTAGATTTTACTCGTCTAATTCCAGGGATTATTGTTATTTCCTTAAATTCGGGTGCTTATGTCGCTGAAATAGTGCGGGGAGGCATTCAATCGGTGGACAGCGGCCAAAGTGAAGCGGCAGGCTCTTTAGGGTTAAAACCGATGCAGGCAATGCGTTATGTTATCTTTCCACAAGCTTTACGAAATATTTTACCACCAATGGGAAATGAGTTTATTATTTTGATTAAAGATTCATCATTACTTTCTACAATTGGCATTTATGAGTTGATGAATACTGCCCAAATTGTTATTACTAATTCTTATATTCCACTGGAACCTTATTTTGTAGCAGCCGCCATTTATTTTGTTATCACTTTTTCAACGGGGCGAATTTTGGCCTGGTGGGAACAAAAGATGGGCGTTGGCTATAGTCGATAA
- a CDS encoding NUDIX hydrolase has protein sequence MEAIIAAITAYQPATTQEVADKKLFMEQIRYQENLLTRENLDYHFSSSAWVVNPDYDKTLMIYHNIYQSYAWTGGHADGMSDLLQVAKKELMEETGIKNYQVVTEKLFSFDILPVPAHYKNGKFIKEHNHINTTYLFVAPETQNLQIKPDENSDVKWIAADKLEQAVAEVAMHPYYRKLMNKAKKFKE, from the coding sequence ATGGAAGCAATTATCGCTGCAATTACAGCCTATCAACCGGCTACGACACAAGAAGTTGCGGATAAGAAGTTATTTATGGAACAAATTCGATACCAAGAAAACTTGCTCACGCGAGAAAATTTGGACTATCATTTTTCGTCTTCTGCTTGGGTAGTTAACCCAGACTATGATAAGACCTTAATGATTTATCACAATATTTATCAATCTTATGCATGGACAGGAGGGCATGCAGATGGGATGAGTGATTTATTACAAGTCGCAAAAAAAGAATTGATGGAAGAAACGGGAATCAAAAATTATCAAGTAGTTACTGAAAAGTTATTTTCTTTTGATATTTTACCAGTACCTGCACATTATAAAAATGGAAAATTTATTAAAGAGCACAATCACATCAACACCACCTATCTTTTTGTAGCACCAGAAACACAAAATTTACAAATTAAACCGGATGAAAATAGCGATGTGAAGTGGATTGCTGCCGATAAATTAGAACAAGCAGTGGCAGAAGTTGCGATGCATCCTTATTATCGCAAACTAATGAACAAAGCTAAAAAATTTAAAGAATAG
- a CDS encoding acetyl-CoA carboxylase carboxyl transferase subunit alpha: MTAAHEIVQLARGKERLTALEFFDLIFEDYEGFHGDRLFADDQAVVGGIATLNKKPVTVIGIQKGRDLQENLQTNFGSPHPEGYRKALRLMKQAEKFQRPVITFINTAGAYCGIGAEERGEGEAIAKNLMEMSDLKVPIIAIIIGEGGSGGALALAVGDEVWMMEHSIYAILSPEGFASILWKDGSRANEAAALMKITAQELYDLNVIEKVIPETKEGINLPQETIVQYMQQELDAKLTVLAQKDVETLLTERYERFRKY, from the coding sequence ATGACCGCGGCTCACGAGATTGTGCAGTTGGCCCGCGGCAAAGAACGGCTGACTGCTTTAGAATTTTTTGATTTAATTTTTGAGGACTATGAAGGATTCCATGGGGACCGACTCTTTGCAGATGACCAAGCAGTGGTCGGTGGCATTGCGACATTAAATAAAAAACCGGTCACGGTTATAGGGATTCAAAAAGGGCGGGATCTGCAGGAAAATTTGCAAACCAATTTTGGTTCACCCCATCCTGAAGGTTATCGTAAGGCCTTGCGGTTAATGAAACAGGCGGAAAAATTTCAGCGTCCGGTGATTACTTTCATTAATACTGCTGGTGCATATTGTGGAATCGGTGCTGAAGAAAGAGGCGAAGGTGAAGCAATTGCCAAAAACCTGATGGAAATGTCTGATTTGAAGGTTCCGATTATTGCGATTATCATTGGCGAAGGTGGTAGTGGAGGTGCCTTGGCCTTGGCTGTGGGTGATGAAGTATGGATGATGGAACATTCTATTTATGCAATTTTATCGCCGGAAGGTTTTGCTTCTATTTTGTGGAAAGATGGTAGTCGCGCTAACGAAGCGGCTGCATTGATGAAAATTACGGCCCAAGAATTATATGATTTAAATGTAATTGAAAAAGTTATTCCCGAGACAAAAGAGGGAATAAATTTGCCACAAGAAACGATAGTTCAGTACATGCAGCAGGAGCTTGATGCAAAATTAACTGTCTTAGCACAAAAGGACGTCGAAACTTTATTGACCGAGCGCTATGAACGCTTCCGTAAGTATTAA
- the accD gene encoding acetyl-CoA carboxylase, carboxyltransferase subunit beta: MALFKKKKYIRINPNRTQGTNQKPQVPDNLWAKCPNCKHMLYTKDIGVEKICPYCGYNFRISAWERIAITIDEKSFDEWDVDIFTKDPLNFPGYKEKIRQTQEKTGLHEAVLTGEATINGLPLALGIMDPHFIMGSMGTIVGEKITRLFEKALERRLPVVIFTASGGARMQEGIFSLMQMAKISAAVKRHSNAGLFYLTVLTDPTTGGVTASFAMEGDIILAEPQSLIGFAGRRVIEQTIKQELPEDFQKAEFLLEHGFVDQIVPRIELKNKIEYLLKLHTTEGWLAK, encoded by the coding sequence TTGGCTTTATTCAAAAAGAAAAAATATATTCGGATCAATCCCAACCGCACGCAGGGGACAAATCAAAAACCACAGGTTCCAGATAATTTGTGGGCAAAATGTCCGAATTGTAAACATATGCTTTATACCAAAGATATTGGGGTAGAAAAAATCTGTCCATATTGTGGTTATAATTTTAGAATTAGCGCTTGGGAAAGAATCGCAATTACGATTGATGAAAAAAGTTTTGATGAGTGGGACGTTGATATTTTTACTAAAGATCCACTGAATTTTCCAGGTTATAAAGAGAAAATAAGACAGACGCAGGAGAAAACCGGCTTACATGAAGCGGTATTAACCGGCGAAGCAACAATCAACGGTCTGCCTTTAGCACTAGGAATTATGGATCCGCATTTTATTATGGGGAGTATGGGGACAATCGTCGGTGAAAAAATCACCCGTCTATTTGAAAAAGCACTTGAAAGAAGATTACCTGTAGTGATTTTTACAGCTTCGGGGGGAGCCAGAATGCAAGAAGGGATTTTTTCTCTAATGCAAATGGCAAAAATTTCAGCGGCAGTAAAACGCCATAGTAATGCTGGACTATTTTACTTAACGGTTTTAACAGATCCGACAACAGGTGGCGTGACGGCGAGTTTTGCCATGGAAGGGGATATTATCTTGGCAGAACCACAAAGTCTAATTGGCTTTGCTGGTCGTCGCGTAATCGAACAAACGATTAAACAAGAATTACCCGAGGACTTCCAAAAAGCAGAATTTTTGTTAGAACATGGTTTTGTCGATCAAATTGTTCCGCGTATCGAGTTAAAGAATAAAATTGAATATTTGTTAAAATTACACACGACAGAAGGGTGGTTAGCTAAATGA